A part of Terriglobales bacterium genomic DNA contains:
- a CDS encoding DUF190 domain-containing protein, with translation MPSFTIPPVAVQVTIYLTEGDEYQRRPAHLQILNYLRQENIANAVVIHAVAGFIGRSRVKTSTLVDAGGKLPLVVLFVDQDEHVTRVLPKLKEMAGPRLIVRENVVVESGSLA, from the coding sequence ATGCCCTCATTTACAATTCCGCCCGTGGCCGTTCAAGTCACTATCTATCTCACCGAAGGCGATGAGTATCAGCGCCGGCCGGCGCACCTGCAGATTCTGAACTACCTGCGCCAGGAAAATATTGCAAATGCGGTTGTGATTCATGCTGTAGCTGGCTTTATTGGACGCAGCCGGGTGAAAACAAGCACGCTGGTTGATGCCGGCGGAAAGCTTCCTCTAGTCGTGCTTTTCGTCGATCAGGACGAGCACGTCACGCGCGTCCTGCCGAAGCTGAAGGAGATGGCCGGCCCGCGGCTGATCGTCAGAGAGAACGTTGTCGTGGAGTCCGGGAGCCTGGCCTAG